The Clupea harengus chromosome 26, Ch_v2.0.2, whole genome shotgun sequence genome has a segment encoding these proteins:
- the LOC105903834 gene encoding SUN domain-containing protein 2-like isoform X2, producing the protein MPSPTPSNGDMNQMEMSRRSARLGTKDLPDDDAASTSSTGSTGQVSYRETPVRIFKRKSGGGRKPAGSSRTSSRGSSVSSETVNQSSEPIPTERYPSVSSSALRAPIVRSSSSSSSRHFQPEAPGFSSGYSSSEEAFYKPSLSTSVSPASSSLQSPAEPEFALKDALRSPAQSLVMVYWWLGSAWYRLTSGISYLDVFLLSRRTAGVRKAILLFLLFLLLAFGSWYCYPHLSRSLSQMSVRSRPPAQAQPTPVQPGVNDGISPGSLSTLKEEIYRQLREQEARWSEHTARDLESVKREISLLKQDEQKQLHATEMLQSDVQNLLDERVKMSSVHLEQHSSVGQEIAGVQQQITQLRTEVSDLRAASDSVQKRITSQEDSQIKAAALLREELTTWLLEKLSSERLPLSLPLPEDVVLQPHLQGALEALEQQLLKRLAEEKEREKTDAWRTVGETLQREGVGAITVQDVELIVHRALSLYRADGIGMADYALESSGASVVNTRCSETYRTRSACLSLFGFPLWYHSESPRTVIQPELYPGKCWAFRGAEGFLVLALSYPVRITHVTLEHLPKALSPTGRIDSAPRKFAVYGMSNEHEEGTLLGTFSYDQDGEPIQTFKLPAPVKEAYRMAELRILSNWGHTEYTCVYRFRVHGEAEEA; encoded by the exons ATGCCGTCACCGACGCCTTCTAACGGTGATATGAATCAAATGG AGATGTCGAGGAGGAGTGCCAGATTAGGGACCAAGGATCTGCCCGACGATGATGCGGCGAGCACCAGCTCCACCGGCTCCACGGGCCAGGTCTCCTACAGAGAGACTCCCGTCAG AATCTTCAAAAGGAAGTCTGGGGGGGGCCGTAAGCCGGCGGGCTCCTCTCGAACCTCCAGCCGCGGCAGCAGCGTGTCGAGTGAGACGGTGAACCAGAGCAGCGAGCCCATCCCGACGGAGAGATATCCTA gtgtgtcCTCCTCAGCGCTGCGTGCCCCCATAGTGAggtccagctccagcagcagcagtcgcCACTTCCAGCCGGAGGCTCCAGGCTTCTCCTCTGGGTACTCCTCCTCCGAGGAGGCCTTCTACAAGCCCAGCCTCAGCACCAGCGTCAGCCCCGCCTCCA GTTCCCTGCAGTCTCCCGCAGAACCAGAGTTTGCCTTGAAAGATGCCCTCAGATCTCCTG CCCAATCTCTGGTGATGGTGTACTGGTGGTTGGGGTCCGCCTGGTACCGCCTCACCTCAGGAATCTCATACCTGGATGTGTTTCTGCTCAGCAG gcgAACTGCGGGCGTGAGGAAGGcaatcctcctcttcctcctcttcctccttctggcATTCG GCAGCTGGTACTGCTATCCCCACCTCTCACGCAGTCTGTCTCAGATGTCTGTGAGGAGCAGACCACCGGCCCAGGCCCAGCCAACCCCCGTCCAGCCTGGAGTCAAC GATGGCATCTCTCCTGGCAGTCTGTCCACACTCAAGGAGGAGATCTACAGGCAGCTGCGGGAGCAAGAGGCCAGGTGGTCTGAACACACGGCCCGAGATCTGGAGAGTGTCAAG agagagatcagtcTTCTGAAACAGGATGAACAGAAACAGCTGCACGCAACCGAG ATGCTGCAGAGTGATGTTCAGAATCTTCTAGATGAGAGGGTGAAAATGAGCAG tgTGCATCTGGAGCAGCACAGCTCTGTGGGTCAGGAGATCGCAGGGGTCCAGCAACAGATTACACAGCTGAGAACTGAGGTGTCCGACCTGCGTGCAGCCTCAGATTCAGTCCAGAAGAGGATCACATCCCAGGAAGATTCTCAAATCAAA GCTGCTGCCCTGTTGAGGGAGGAGTTGACCACCTGGCTACTGGAGAAGCTCTCCTCCGAGCGgctgcccctctctctgcctctgcctgagGACGTAGTGCTGCAGCCtcacctgcagggggcgctggAGGCTCTGGAGCAGCAGCTGCTGAAGAGGCtggcagaggagaaggagagggagaagactgACGCCTGGAGGACCGTGGGAGAGACGCTGCAGAGGGAGGGTGTGGGGGCCATCACTGttcag gatGTGGAACTGATCGTGCACAGAGCCTTGAGTTTGTACAGAGCTGACGGGATTGGCATGGCTGACTATGCACTGGAGTCTTCTG gTGCGAGTGTGGTAAACACACGGTGTTCTGAGACCTACAGGACCAGGTCTGCCTGTCTGAGCCTCTTTGGGTTCCCCCTGTGGTACCACTCCGAGAGCCCCCGCACGGTCATCCAG CCTGAACTGTACCCTGGTAAATGTTGGGCGTTCCGCGGGGCCGAGGGTTTCCTGGTGCTCGCCCTGTCCTACCCCGTGCGCATCACCCACGTCACCCTGGAGCACCTCCCCAAGGCCCTGTCCCCGACCGGACGCATCGACAGCGCACCCCGCAAATTTGCCGTCTAT GGTATGTCCAATGAGCACGAGGAAGGCACCCTTCTGGGAACGTTCTCTTATGACCAGGACGGCGAGCCCATCCAGACCTTCAAACTCCCG gccccGGTGAAGGAGGCGTACCGGATGGCGGAGCTGCGTATCCTGAGTAACTGGGGCCACACGgagtacacgtgtgtgtaccGCTTCAGGGTGCACGGGGAGGCGGAGGAGGCCTGA
- the LOC105903834 gene encoding SUN domain-containing protein 2-like isoform X1 produces the protein MPSPTPSNGDMNQMEMSRRSARLGTKDLPDDDAASTSSTGSTGQVSYRETPVRIFKRKSGGGRKPAGSSRTSSRGSSVSSETVNQSSEPIPTERYPSVSSSALRAPIVRSSSSSSSRHFQPEAPGFSSGYSSSEEAFYKPSLSTSVSPASSSLQSPAEPEFALKDALRSPGSLQSPAEPEFALKDALRSPAQSLVMVYWWLGSAWYRLTSGISYLDVFLLSRRTAGVRKAILLFLLFLLLAFGSWYCYPHLSRSLSQMSVRSRPPAQAQPTPVQPGVNDGISPGSLSTLKEEIYRQLREQEARWSEHTARDLESVKREISLLKQDEQKQLHATEMLQSDVQNLLDERVKMSSVHLEQHSSVGQEIAGVQQQITQLRTEVSDLRAASDSVQKRITSQEDSQIKAAALLREELTTWLLEKLSSERLPLSLPLPEDVVLQPHLQGALEALEQQLLKRLAEEKEREKTDAWRTVGETLQREGVGAITVQDVELIVHRALSLYRADGIGMADYALESSGASVVNTRCSETYRTRSACLSLFGFPLWYHSESPRTVIQPELYPGKCWAFRGAEGFLVLALSYPVRITHVTLEHLPKALSPTGRIDSAPRKFAVYGMSNEHEEGTLLGTFSYDQDGEPIQTFKLPAPVKEAYRMAELRILSNWGHTEYTCVYRFRVHGEAEEA, from the exons ATGCCGTCACCGACGCCTTCTAACGGTGATATGAATCAAATGG AGATGTCGAGGAGGAGTGCCAGATTAGGGACCAAGGATCTGCCCGACGATGATGCGGCGAGCACCAGCTCCACCGGCTCCACGGGCCAGGTCTCCTACAGAGAGACTCCCGTCAG AATCTTCAAAAGGAAGTCTGGGGGGGGCCGTAAGCCGGCGGGCTCCTCTCGAACCTCCAGCCGCGGCAGCAGCGTGTCGAGTGAGACGGTGAACCAGAGCAGCGAGCCCATCCCGACGGAGAGATATCCTA gtgtgtcCTCCTCAGCGCTGCGTGCCCCCATAGTGAggtccagctccagcagcagcagtcgcCACTTCCAGCCGGAGGCTCCAGGCTTCTCCTCTGGGTACTCCTCCTCCGAGGAGGCCTTCTACAAGCCCAGCCTCAGCACCAGCGTCAGCCCCGCCTCCA GTTCCCTGCAGTCTCCCGCAGAACCAGAGTTTGCCTTGAAAGATGCCCTCAGATCTCCTG GTTCCCTGCAGTCTCCCGCAGAACCAGAGTTTGCCTTGAAAGATGCTCTCAGATCTCCTG CCCAATCTCTGGTGATGGTGTACTGGTGGTTGGGGTCCGCCTGGTACCGCCTCACCTCAGGAATCTCATACCTGGATGTGTTTCTGCTCAGCAG gcgAACTGCGGGCGTGAGGAAGGcaatcctcctcttcctcctcttcctccttctggcATTCG GCAGCTGGTACTGCTATCCCCACCTCTCACGCAGTCTGTCTCAGATGTCTGTGAGGAGCAGACCACCGGCCCAGGCCCAGCCAACCCCCGTCCAGCCTGGAGTCAAC GATGGCATCTCTCCTGGCAGTCTGTCCACACTCAAGGAGGAGATCTACAGGCAGCTGCGGGAGCAAGAGGCCAGGTGGTCTGAACACACGGCCCGAGATCTGGAGAGTGTCAAG agagagatcagtcTTCTGAAACAGGATGAACAGAAACAGCTGCACGCAACCGAG ATGCTGCAGAGTGATGTTCAGAATCTTCTAGATGAGAGGGTGAAAATGAGCAG tgTGCATCTGGAGCAGCACAGCTCTGTGGGTCAGGAGATCGCAGGGGTCCAGCAACAGATTACACAGCTGAGAACTGAGGTGTCCGACCTGCGTGCAGCCTCAGATTCAGTCCAGAAGAGGATCACATCCCAGGAAGATTCTCAAATCAAA GCTGCTGCCCTGTTGAGGGAGGAGTTGACCACCTGGCTACTGGAGAAGCTCTCCTCCGAGCGgctgcccctctctctgcctctgcctgagGACGTAGTGCTGCAGCCtcacctgcagggggcgctggAGGCTCTGGAGCAGCAGCTGCTGAAGAGGCtggcagaggagaaggagagggagaagactgACGCCTGGAGGACCGTGGGAGAGACGCTGCAGAGGGAGGGTGTGGGGGCCATCACTGttcag gatGTGGAACTGATCGTGCACAGAGCCTTGAGTTTGTACAGAGCTGACGGGATTGGCATGGCTGACTATGCACTGGAGTCTTCTG gTGCGAGTGTGGTAAACACACGGTGTTCTGAGACCTACAGGACCAGGTCTGCCTGTCTGAGCCTCTTTGGGTTCCCCCTGTGGTACCACTCCGAGAGCCCCCGCACGGTCATCCAG CCTGAACTGTACCCTGGTAAATGTTGGGCGTTCCGCGGGGCCGAGGGTTTCCTGGTGCTCGCCCTGTCCTACCCCGTGCGCATCACCCACGTCACCCTGGAGCACCTCCCCAAGGCCCTGTCCCCGACCGGACGCATCGACAGCGCACCCCGCAAATTTGCCGTCTAT GGTATGTCCAATGAGCACGAGGAAGGCACCCTTCTGGGAACGTTCTCTTATGACCAGGACGGCGAGCCCATCCAGACCTTCAAACTCCCG gccccGGTGAAGGAGGCGTACCGGATGGCGGAGCTGCGTATCCTGAGTAACTGGGGCCACACGgagtacacgtgtgtgtaccGCTTCAGGGTGCACGGGGAGGCGGAGGAGGCCTGA